The following proteins are co-located in the Rippkaea orientalis PCC 8801 genome:
- a CDS encoding acyl-CoA thioesterase — MSLEPQPQLPPTGAIAPETALKATTERWFEYPIKVQPHHTDYSGTVWHGTYLTWLEAARVEYLSSMGIDFAELVRLGCDLPVVELSLRYHRSISLGQEAIVKTQMNEITGVRMNVDCRIESPDTQEFYVSGKVTLVAIDREKGKIMRQLPPSVKEILVKLIQS; from the coding sequence GTGTCTTTAGAACCCCAACCCCAATTACCCCCAACAGGAGCGATCGCCCCTGAAACTGCCCTTAAAGCCACTACTGAGCGATGGTTTGAATACCCCATCAAGGTTCAACCCCATCATACTGATTATTCAGGCACGGTATGGCACGGAACCTATCTTACTTGGCTCGAAGCTGCTAGAGTTGAGTATTTAAGCTCCATGGGGATTGATTTTGCGGAATTAGTGAGATTAGGCTGCGATCTTCCCGTTGTTGAGTTATCACTGCGTTATCACCGTTCTATCTCGTTGGGACAGGAGGCGATCGTCAAAACTCAGATGAATGAAATCACGGGAGTGCGGATGAATGTTGATTGTCGTATTGAGTCTCCTGATACTCAGGAATTTTATGTTAGTGGAAAAGTGACATTAGTGGCTATTGATCGAGAAAAGGGAAAAATTATGCGCCAACTTCCCCCCAGTGTTAAGGAGATTTTAGTTAAACTGATTCAGTCATAA
- a CDS encoding glycosyltransferase, whose protein sequence is MNYVNIISVDNQHGLTRCSSILAQVLRQAGFRVSVFKVGHPSLEHKIHRITTYLERFSSNIFRKKPPYDINIFIQDIIPAWLPYARVNCLLPMPEWFTEKSCSLLPQIDYILCCTKMTQDIFNKLGCKTEFTSFTSVDQLNTNYPKDYNQFFHLAGSNASQKGTKTLIEVWLRHPEWPRLTIRQQAKPFHTEAQNIQYITTFLEPEILIQYQNSSGVHLCPSEVEGFGHYIVEAMTTKAVVITTDAPPMNELITPERGRLAYYDRIEPLRLGTKYSVSPQSLEQKIEEVLAMDEPTKKQLGENAREWYLQNDQFFRHKIVEILSNL, encoded by the coding sequence ATGAATTATGTCAATATAATCTCAGTCGATAATCAACATGGATTAACCAGATGTAGCTCAATTTTAGCTCAGGTTTTACGTCAGGCAGGTTTTCGAGTCTCAGTTTTTAAAGTAGGACATCCTTCTTTAGAGCATAAAATTCATCGAATTACCACTTATTTAGAACGATTTAGTAGCAATATTTTCAGAAAAAAACCACCCTATGATATCAATATTTTCATACAAGATATTATCCCTGCTTGGTTGCCCTATGCACGGGTGAATTGTTTGCTACCTATGCCTGAATGGTTTACAGAAAAATCCTGTTCTTTACTCCCTCAAATAGATTATATTTTGTGTTGTACTAAAATGACTCAAGATATTTTTAATAAATTAGGGTGTAAAACAGAATTTACCAGTTTTACCAGCGTTGATCAATTGAATACTAACTATCCTAAAGATTATAATCAATTTTTCCATTTAGCTGGCAGTAATGCGTCTCAAAAAGGAACAAAAACCCTGATAGAAGTTTGGTTACGTCATCCTGAATGGCCTCGTTTAACCATTAGACAACAGGCTAAACCCTTCCATACTGAGGCGCAGAATATTCAATATATTACTACTTTTTTAGAACCTGAGATACTGATTCAATATCAAAATTCTTCTGGGGTACACCTATGTCCTTCAGAAGTAGAAGGGTTTGGCCATTATATTGTAGAAGCCATGACAACTAAAGCAGTTGTCATAACAACAGATGCACCACCGATGAATGAATTAATCACTCCCGAACGGGGAAGATTAGCCTATTATGATCGAATAGAACCCCTACGATTAGGAACTAAATATAGCGTTTCTCCTCAATCGTTGGAACAAAAAATAGAAGAAGTTTTAGCCATGGATGAGCCTACCAAAAAGCAACTAGGTGAAAATGCCAGGGAATGGTACTTACAAAATGACCAATTTTTTCGCCATAAAATAGTAGAAATTCTTAGCAATTTATGA
- a CDS encoding glycosyltransferase family 4 protein: MSKIKLLIMFPSNIRGGAEEYALTIAKAAVKEQWKVHAAFPNIETTHSLIEDFKKQSIEYHPLDIAPVDGKRGKLFREHIPQFFRTVSVIIKIKPDIVHLNIPWYNWAFDSLLACGFLKTPTLVVFHLFPNKVTYNQLKLQAYKWSFSRHQKWIAISENNRQFISQSFQIDKNQISLIYNGTKANSNLTDITEQQVSKLRNQLRQELHLPDNSKILLTVGRLHSQKGYKDLIEVIGSIIEKFPEVKFVWVGEGNLKDYLVKKINSYGLEKEVILLGYRTDVPCLLKASDLLVFPTWFEGGQSFVISEAMAHGLPIVASNASGIPEIIENKVHGLLFTSKNQQELLQSILWALNHPEAMKAMAENAQQRVQGFSEDKMIEKTFEMIKIMKENSLRN; this comes from the coding sequence ATGAGTAAGATAAAATTACTGATTATGTTTCCCTCAAACATTCGTGGAGGTGCAGAAGAATATGCACTAACGATTGCCAAAGCTGCTGTTAAAGAACAGTGGAAAGTTCACGCTGCTTTTCCTAACATCGAAACAACCCATTCTTTAATTGAAGATTTCAAAAAACAATCCATCGAATATCATCCCCTAGATATTGCTCCCGTAGACGGAAAAAGAGGGAAATTATTTAGAGAACATATCCCTCAATTTTTTCGGACAGTTTCCGTAATCATTAAAATTAAACCTGATATTGTTCATCTTAATATTCCTTGGTATAATTGGGCATTTGATAGTTTATTGGCTTGCGGTTTTTTAAAAACTCCAACCTTAGTCGTTTTTCATTTATTTCCTAATAAAGTGACTTATAATCAACTTAAATTACAAGCTTATAAGTGGTCTTTTAGTCGCCATCAAAAGTGGATTGCTATTTCAGAAAACAATCGTCAATTTATTAGTCAATCTTTTCAAATAGATAAAAATCAAATTAGTTTAATCTATAATGGAACAAAAGCTAATTCAAACCTGACTGATATCACAGAACAACAAGTCTCGAAATTACGCAATCAACTACGGCAAGAATTACATTTGCCTGATAATAGTAAAATTTTATTAACGGTAGGACGTTTACATTCTCAAAAGGGGTATAAAGATCTCATTGAAGTGATTGGTTCTATAATTGAAAAATTTCCAGAGGTCAAATTTGTTTGGGTAGGTGAAGGCAATTTAAAAGATTATCTTGTTAAAAAAATTAACAGTTATGGACTAGAAAAAGAAGTCATTTTGTTAGGATATCGCACTGATGTTCCTTGTTTGTTAAAAGCATCAGATTTGTTAGTTTTTCCTACTTGGTTTGAAGGAGGACAATCTTTTGTTATTAGTGAAGCCATGGCTCATGGATTACCTATTGTTGCATCAAATGCTAGTGGAATCCCAGAAATCATTGAAAATAAAGTGCATGGATTACTCTTTACTTCAAAAAATCAACAAGAATTACTTCAATCCATTTTATGGGCTCTCAATCATCCTGAAGCGATGAAAGCAATGGCAGAAAATGCTCAACAACGGGTACAGGGGTTTTCTGAAGACAAGATGATTGAAAAAACCTTTGAAATGATTAAAATAATGAAAGAAAATAGCTTAAGAAATTAG
- a CDS encoding glycosyltransferase family 2 protein → MISIITPVYNGEKFIESCIKVVLEQNCTDIEHIIIDGGSKDSTVEIIKQYAAKYSHIRWISEQDQGQSDALNKGIIMAKGEILGLLNVDDFYEPNVLNKVSKMFSTLPQPTLVVANCNIWDNEGNLKQINKPNKLKITDLLLGWTFAPPPVNPSAYFYHKSLHDKIGLYDINEHYAMDIDFLLRAVQAAHVKYIDEIWGNFRYLENTKSYQDFQRNQAIDRYNRMLDTYRKKLSATLQIYLAILVRIKYFWRHPQDLIPSITKRITFNK, encoded by the coding sequence ATGATTAGTATTATTACTCCCGTTTATAATGGTGAAAAATTTATCGAATCTTGCATCAAAGTTGTTCTTGAACAGAATTGTACTGATATTGAACATATTATTATTGATGGAGGCTCGAAAGATTCTACGGTAGAAATTATTAAGCAATATGCTGCAAAGTATTCTCATATTCGCTGGATTTCAGAACAAGATCAAGGACAATCTGATGCGCTAAATAAGGGAATTATTATGGCAAAAGGAGAGATTCTTGGGTTATTAAATGTTGATGATTTTTATGAACCCAATGTCCTTAATAAAGTCAGCAAAATGTTTTCAACACTACCTCAACCTACTCTAGTTGTTGCTAACTGTAATATTTGGGATAATGAAGGAAACCTCAAGCAAATCAACAAACCGAACAAGTTGAAAATTACTGACTTACTTTTAGGATGGACGTTTGCACCTCCTCCAGTTAATCCCTCAGCATACTTTTATCATAAGTCTCTTCATGATAAAATTGGTCTTTATGATATTAATGAACATTATGCCATGGACATTGATTTCTTATTGAGAGCCGTTCAAGCGGCTCACGTCAAATATATTGATGAAATTTGGGGAAATTTTCGTTATTTAGAAAACACAAAAAGCTATCAAGATTTTCAAAGAAATCAAGCCATTGATCGTTATAATAGAATGTTAGATACATATCGTAAAAAGTTATCTGCAACCCTACAAATTTATCTAGCAATTTTAGTCAGAATTAAATACTTTTGGCGACATCCCCAAGATTTAATTCCTTCAATTACTAAGCGAATAACCTTTAACAAATAG
- a CDS encoding metallophosphoesterase: MLPPILLEPLTVERLTVAIADLPSSLVGIKLTQLSDLHYDGLRLSEELLTDAIAASNHENPDLVLLTGDYITDKPDTVGDLAKRLKSLKSGAGIYAVLGNHDYCYPNAKTQVIEALTSIGINVLWNEIATPFGHQLPIVGLADFWSRDFNPKPIMSQLSPQIPRIVLSHNPDSAAILQQWRVDLQLSGHTHGGHVNIPGFGPAPILIDELRRYMPKSLHPWLPFVKTCSKVVKNWQWAQGWHQIKQNQLYVNRGLGTYFPGRLFCPPEVTVITLTNH; this comes from the coding sequence ATGCTACCGCCAATTTTGCTCGAACCCTTAACAGTAGAACGTTTAACCGTGGCGATCGCGGATTTACCCTCTTCCTTAGTAGGAATTAAACTAACCCAATTATCGGATTTACATTACGATGGGTTGCGCTTGTCTGAAGAATTATTAACCGATGCGATCGCAGCAAGTAATCACGAAAACCCCGATTTAGTGTTACTGACAGGCGATTATATTACCGACAAACCCGATACCGTTGGCGATCTGGCTAAACGCTTAAAATCCCTCAAAAGTGGTGCTGGAATTTACGCCGTTTTAGGCAATCATGATTACTGTTATCCTAACGCAAAAACCCAAGTTATTGAAGCATTAACCAGTATTGGAATTAATGTTCTCTGGAATGAAATTGCTACTCCTTTTGGTCATCAATTACCCATTGTCGGACTGGCGGATTTTTGGTCTAGGGACTTTAACCCCAAACCCATTATGAGTCAACTGTCTCCCCAAATTCCCCGTATTGTCTTATCCCATAATCCCGACTCCGCAGCCATTCTCCAACAATGGCGAGTTGACTTACAATTATCGGGTCATACCCACGGGGGTCATGTTAACATTCCAGGGTTTGGACCAGCACCGATTTTAATCGATGAACTTCGCCGATATATGCCTAAATCGCTACATCCTTGGCTTCCTTTTGTCAAAACCTGTTCTAAAGTTGTCAAAAATTGGCAATGGGCTCAAGGATGGCATCAAATTAAACAAAATCAACTTTATGTCAATCGAGGGTTAGGGACTTACTTCCCCGGACGGCTATTTTGTCCCCCTGAAGTCACTGTTATTACCTTAACTAATCATTAA
- a CDS encoding CPBP family intramembrane glutamic endopeptidase, translating into MANYPAPYRLGIFILLLLLLWLPGAIPLYLFFKNDPNLTTIVTMGLLYLEFVGLLFIWNLKVYNDPYWWRQYGLVFSRKNGVEWLNGLTIGLFFTLSLFILESLLGWVNFTQPSETIVRIILEGLLSAMGIGLAEELFFRGWLLEELKRNYLPQTVLWTNALIFAGLHFIKPLPEIIRTFPQFPALVLLGLTLVWTKRSRHNRLGICIGLHGGLVWGYYILNVGKLIEYTGQVSPWITGIDNNPIAGLMGLIFLGMLGFWMKRQSQLI; encoded by the coding sequence ATGGCTAATTACCCAGCACCTTATCGGCTGGGAATTTTTATTCTTTTGCTCTTGTTGCTGTGGCTTCCAGGGGCAATTCCTCTTTATTTATTCTTCAAAAATGACCCCAATTTAACCACAATTGTTACGATGGGGTTACTCTATTTAGAATTTGTTGGATTGTTATTTATTTGGAATTTAAAAGTTTATAATGATCCCTATTGGTGGAGACAATATGGCTTAGTTTTTAGCCGAAAAAATGGGGTTGAATGGCTCAATGGACTGACGATTGGATTATTCTTTACCTTGAGTTTATTTATCCTAGAATCCCTTTTAGGATGGGTTAATTTTACCCAACCCTCAGAGACGATTGTGAGAATTATTCTAGAAGGCTTATTAAGTGCTATGGGGATTGGATTAGCGGAAGAATTATTTTTTCGAGGATGGTTATTAGAAGAGTTAAAACGCAACTATTTACCCCAGACAGTTTTATGGACGAATGCTCTTATTTTTGCGGGACTTCACTTTATTAAACCCCTACCCGAAATTATCAGAACCTTTCCCCAATTTCCGGCTTTAGTCTTGTTAGGATTAACCCTTGTTTGGACAAAACGGAGTCGTCACAACCGCTTAGGCATTTGTATCGGGTTACATGGCGGTTTAGTTTGGGGTTATTATATTTTAAATGTGGGTAAACTGATCGAATATACGGGACAAGTTTCTCCTTGGATAACGGGTATTGATAATAATCCCATTGCCGGACTGATGGGCTTAATTTTCCTAGGAATGTTAGGATTTTGGATGAAAAGACAAAGCCAATTAATTTAG
- the clpS gene encoding ATP-dependent Clp protease adapter ClpS, with protein sequence MTTEVIEKRSTSSATVRKPAPRYRVLLHNDDFNSMEYVVQTLMQTVAGMTQPQAVDIMMEAHTNGTALVITCALEHAEFYCETLKNHGLTSSIEPDE encoded by the coding sequence GTGACGACTGAAGTAATTGAAAAGCGATCAACATCTAGTGCAACGGTTCGTAAACCAGCACCTCGCTATCGGGTTTTACTCCACAACGATGATTTTAACTCGATGGAGTATGTGGTTCAGACCTTGATGCAAACGGTAGCCGGAATGACTCAACCCCAAGCGGTTGATATTATGATGGAAGCTCATACAAATGGGACAGCTTTGGTTATTACTTGCGCCTTAGAACACGCAGAATTTTATTGTGAAACCCTCAAAAATCATGGGTTAACCAGTAGCATTGAACCGGATGAATAA